The genome window cccccggaaaAGATGACTATTTATACATCTACCCTTGAGGGCAGTGGACGTCACTAAAATACAGAAAAAAGGATAAGAACATACAACTTTCCACTCAAGGCGACCAACGCATGGCATCCTCTCTTTGTGTTCATACTTGCAATTTTTGTCCAGGAATGTTCTCTGGGATCAAATCTTTCAGCAGTCCTGAAATAATAGCTAGTAAGCAAGAAGCCATAAGAGAATAAAGCATAAAAGTTGAACTACAAACAGCTTTACATATGCAGATAATCTATACTTAATGGAACAAAAGCAGTTTCCCAGACTTCTCGAGAAATACATAGAGTTAGCATAAAGAAGAGAAGGTAGATGTAGGCAAAGTACAAGAACCTCTACTTCTTGGGGAAGAGCATGGAAAATAATACTTTCATGGTTTGAGAAAATGAGGCTGACATGGAAAGTATCAGAAAAAGAACGGTAATTGTGCTATAACTTACGCCAGGTAATTGCTTCCATCATACCCACCAACAGCATATAATGCACCATTGATTTCTGCTGCAGCAAGAGCAAATCTCTGCAAATATACATGCATGGAAACAAATTCACATCAAAGGAGAAAACATAACACTTGAAAATGAGATGCTTCCAGACACTAACTAATTTAATTAAAGACAGATGGAGGTCCTGGAATTCCAAGCTTTGCTAGCAACTATTTCCCACAATGGACTTGGCTATTGTGGATAACACAACAAAACAAAATACGACACTTTAACCAATTCTGACCCTCTACCACCTTACTTATCAACACTTTCTTAAAACATTTAAACTACTTCAATATAAGGCCAAGAGGATTAAACAAAGAGACAAAAAGGACTTGGAGATTAAGGACAAGATTAACTCATGTAGATTTgctataaaaattaaaatgaagAGAATAACTTTCAAAGTGTAATACAAATCAGCATTCTGGTCAGAACTTAGATTTTTGACTGAAATGATCTGTCACATTGCAAATTATTTTTGCCCGGCCAAACAAAACACCAATTTTTTAGCTTTACAGATGCTTTTTGAACGATAACAGaacataaaaaaaatacaacAGGAACACTAGAGTTAACCTTCAGCAACATGGATTGTGTACTCATCCATCGTCCTACTTGAGGATCATACATTTCAACCTCTGAAAAGCATTCAATCCCATTTCCACCACCAAGCACAAATATTTTGTCCTTCAAAGCAGCACCAGCTAAGCTACCCTTTTTCTCTTTCAGAGAAGGGCACTGAGTCCACTTATTATCAACTGGGTTATATGATTCAACTTCAAAAGAAAAGAGTTCAGCAGTGTCAGCAACTTGAGAGAGATATGGGGATAACAAGGGGCAGAGAAGTAAGTACAAAACTGTACCTGTATCGTACCACAAGCTTCCAGTTCCACCACCAAATACATAAAGTTCTCCACTCAGCTTTGCAACTGACGCATATGCACGAACTGAATTCATTGGTTTAAGTGACTTTAACACATCAAGTGAAGGCATATACGAGTCCAAAGCTGATAACCATGATACACCATCATATCCTCCAGCAAGGAAAATCGACCCATGCTTCAGGTGTACATCATCATTGCAGTCAATCATCATTTCATCGGCACGTGCACAAACAGTATTTGAGGATTCCAGCATCATACATTTATATTTTAACTGAGCAATCTCTTGTTCTGCATAAGCCTGAAACTCCAAACCACCTAGAGTTACTAGGTATTAACTTCTTATCTTTATACATACAACTGCATGTTTACCCAAACGGTATGAAATTGGACAAAGTTAAAATCCTAGAAACAGACTTTGGGAGTTCTGGAAATCCGAATTTGCTTGCTGTCCTTCTCAAAGAATATAACATTTAATGCTACATTCAGTTACACCTCTGTTTCATTTTGGCTACAGCCATACACACTACGAACCCAATGTCATTCCTATTGGTTCATATTCTTGATGTACTCACAATCATTATAACCAGTTCTAATCTGTTGAATTTATAGATTTGGTCTCACAAAACCCAATAAGAGTCCTTTAATACGGAGGCTCTTAGCTAAAAAGTTTCTTCTAACATGTAGGACAAAAactaaataaatattttcatcCCAGAACAATAAGGAGTGCTTGGAGAAGAAAAGCGATACCCCTTCACGAACCCAAGCCTATTAGCCCAAATAAAGTGGATAATCTCAATTTCAAGTATTTTGTGTTCAATGATTTAAAACCTAATTTAGGACTTCAAAACTTATCAAACTATGCATTTATAACTATACTACTCGTGTTTTATCCCTCCATGTTCTTTGCAGTAACAAAACCAGTGTACAGCCAATTCAAACTCTGTTGTATGACATTAAAACACTAATATGTAAGGTCTAAGAAATTTTCTGCTCTTCACCTATTATCAACCAAATACTTGGAATTCCATTTAGAGAATCTTAATAAACTAAAGTAAACATCCATCCATGTTTCACTCGTTCTTTTCTAAAGTTTTTCAGGAGCAatccaaatttaaaaataatggTCAACCAAATATTTGGCTCCATTTAGCCACATTACTTCATATAAAAAAAAGCATTTGGCTCCATTTGGTCTCTGAATCTTGAAGACTATCCTACGATATTGCATATTCCTATCGTTTCACCTTATTTTAAGCAAGGAAATAAATTTTAAGTTTCTTATAGAGGGTATTAAATCATTTGCATGACAACTCATTGAACCGCATATGAGCATTCACAGTCTCAATCAGTTACCATCATCTTTTACATTGTTTATGGATTATCGTTATTGTAAGAACAGTAAGGTTTCAGTTTATTTTCTCATGCCCTCTCACCACCCGCCTCCTAGAAAACAAAGGGAAAGAGGAAAAACATACATCTTTTGGTTCCTCATAGTACCAAAAGACATCCAACATAGAGCAAGTTCTAGCATCATTAATAACCCACAGAGAGAAATTAGGAAGGCTAGAAATTTTAGCACATAATAGAGATGTCACCATAACACCGAAATTGCAAAAAGATGAGGTTTACCAGCTTCCGCTCCAAATTATCCACCTTATGAATGTGCTCTTCCTTAAAAGCTTTCAGTTCTTCTATTCCTTGAAGAAGCTACAAAAGAGCAAAATAGCTCAAGTCATGTAATGCGGTAAGATGCTGCTGTGGGAGACAAAAATCGGCAGATGAACAACCTGAGCTATAACAGATGGATAACCAGTTGAGTCATAAGAGCAGCCTATATTCTGCTCTTCCTGCAAAGTTTCTTGCCCAATGATTGCGTCATTTATAGACGGAGATAAGAAAGCATTGGTGGTTTCCTCTGAAGGCTCATTTGTAATGCCACTTGAGAATTCCCGCTGAAGGGCCAATTCTTTAAGTTTTATGTATATAAGATCCTTCTCATCCAATTCTGCCTGATTATCTGGCTGCTGGATACCATTTGAATGTAGAGAAGTGTCTGTAGCCCCCAATTTCCCATTCAAACCAGATGAGTAGGCAAAAATATCTTCTAACTCTTGCGACTTAAAACACCCATTTTCCTCTCTTTTGTCATTGGCAGGTAAACCTAGGATTATACTTCTCTGTTTTGCTGAGTTTTGTAATGGACTACTACTTGGAGTATATGCAAGAGACGAGAGCTTGGAGATCAATTTACCGGCTTGAACATGATCTAACTCATAGCAGAAATGGTTCTGACTATAATAGTTATCCATAATTAATGGCTTAAACTGACTTTCTAGCAGCGGTTGACATTGCAGACGTACACGTATTTGAACCTTCATAATGAAACAGCAAAGTttgagtttttcttttttttggactAGACTAGAGGCATCGACCAAAGGAAAGAATCCCGAGAAGAAAGATGATACTAAACCTGCGCAGGAAATTGAGTTTTGAAAGAACCATCTGACGTCCAAGCATATTGATCGATATACATTTGACCAGAGCCTGCAGCCTCATAGACGCCGTAAAGCTTTCTATCGCTGTAGTTGAACAAAAATAATGGCAAGCCTGGATCTATATTCTTCACAAAGGAAAAATGTTGAATAGGCAAACCTATCAAAAGTTTTTAAATATTAGCATACTTGAATAGATGGtgaaaagaagaaataagaaaataaaacataaaaCACACTCTCATATGACTCGACACAATAGTTCTGATTTATTTCTTCTTCgttttttctctttttcctttttttggaaGGAAAGATACTATGGACAAATAACTGACCAAATAGTTGTTTCGAGAGACACTCTCTCATCGTGTTATTCTTGCAACCAAATATAACGCCTCCAAGCTGACTTCTACTCAAGTTTCTAAAGCCTCTAGCATTGTTTGCCTGGTTTGATGATGCTACCATGATTGGCTGTGTTCTCCTATCCTGAAAAGAGCACAAGGATAAAACTAAATCGCCATCACTATAAGAGGAAAATAATTTCCGTTTTAATAAAAGTACACCGAAAACAAGACATAAAACATAATTTCAGTCATGAACAATCTATTTTCCAATGTGCAGAGCGAACAGCTAATGAAAACCTGATGTATAAAACTAACTTATGGAACAGTCATTGCTTTCTCTTTTTGTTAATGTACGAAAGAATTTCACATCCCAATATGTCTGTACGCAAATTAGTTCTTTAATAGGAAGTCTGACAAAGCCTTATTTTTCCATTCAGCTACTCCAATAGAGCATGAAAACATTTTTGCAAGAACATGTGAACCGAAGGATAAAACAGAATTAAAACTAGTGATCCAGACTTTTCTTTGGATCACAATGACATTTCATCAGTACTAATGACTTTCTTGCAATACAGCAATTTTAACCAACAATACATGCAGAACTCTTCAAAATTATAACATAGCATTCTTTGCACTTCCCTGCCATTGCGCTCCCTCTCCCCTCCCATGACAAAATGACACCATGCACAGGCTACCCGGAAAACTAGAAGAAAAACATATCAAATTTAACCAAGTTGGAGAATACTATAACATAGTGTTCTTTCCACTTCCAAGCCATTGCACAACCAAACACTCTGCCCATGCACCAAGAAAAACTAAAAGAAGATCTCAAATTTAACTCAAATTTAACCACATTGGCCGAAAATTATAATAAAAGAATTTAGCCAACACCACAGCCAGGCTACACAGAAAAACTAAAAGGCTCTAAAATTTAGCCACATTGGATCAAATTAAATCAGGAAAAAAGATGAGCACTTAACCCCACAACAAAATTGTATAGAATAATGCAATACTTTCACCAAAAAAGAACAAGAAATTTCATCAACTAGCTCGGTTAAAAGCCCCTAGTTCATAACTATCACAAAAGTAATGAAGCAGGATTACTTCAATTCTTAACAGGGAAAAAGGAAATTCAGCAATCTAACCAAAATACATGAGGAACTCTTCATGGTTATAACATAGTTTCCTCATGCTTCCATTGCACCCACCCCCCACCCCAGGCCAGGTTTTGAAAGGAAAAACATCTCAATTTTAACCATGTTGATGAAAACTATAACATTGAACGTTCTTTCCTTTTCCATGCCATTGCACAACCACCAGGTTCAAATGCAAAAAACACtaagtgatttcttctcatcTGACACCTTGGTGGACCGATTACATGTGTGGTGGGCGGTAGCGGGTATGATGGAATAGTCTAGGTACACAAGCATAAAAAAAATATCCAACTTTCAATCGCACACAAAAGGTGTAATCTAATGGTCAATTAAGTGTGAGGAATCGTGAGGTCTCGGGTTCAAATCCCAGCATAAGCAAAAAACACTAGATGATTTCGGCAGTAAAGAATCCGGTGGAATAGTTAAGTGACGACAAACTCACCCGGACACCACAATCATTTAAAAAAAGATCCAACTTTAATCAATTCGAACAATCAGTAtcacaaaaacaaaaaaactaaACCCTAAAACCCCAACACGAATTTTTGAAAAATGATGCAAAAATTTCACCAAAAACAAGGAAATTTCATCCACTAGCTTGGCTAAAAGCTCATAGTTCATTACATACATAAAAGTTAATGAAGCGGGATGATCTCAACAGCAATTTGAGCAAAAAAACAGAATTGATTGAATTCATACTTAATAAGATAACGCTTTAAACCCAACTGGATGATATATAGTTTCCAGTTTGCAGTGAAGCAAAAGTGTGTACATTAACTATAGTTGTGCTTATATTGGCCAAGAAAATATGAATATACGTACATTGAATAGATACAGAAGAGGGTTTTGAAGAAAGAAAGGGGGAATTACCAGATGGAGAGCTTTCGAGGGGAAGAAAGTGTAAACGCATGCGCGAAACTGCCTTCTTACGGAGCATTTCGCGTTAAAGTTGATCACATCCAACACTACTTAAATTCCCCTcttcctcctttttttttttttttactcctCTTAATCAAACCCCTTAACCTTAAAAAAATGTGAGTTATCTTATTTAAAAGATatccaatttttaaaaattatttcaagtttagcAAGTTTTGATTAACTTTTTCAGACCTCATATTTGAAGGTctgaagttttaaaaaaaattcaaattttgacCTTCGAGTTTGAGTTGCCCTCTCTCAAAGCTTAAATGACGCCAGGTAGCCACTTTTAAGCATACggtttaaaatatattcacagtttacgatgtatttaaagattagtcaaTTTTTCTCGAACTTCAGGACACAACGTCCTAGAGTTTAAACctcaaaattcaaacttcagGACAGTTCGAAAATTGTGTACAGAAATTCGAATAttatgtcctgaattttaaattagtagaTCAGGGAttcaggacacttagtcctgaatttcaaattagcagctcaaaaattcaGGACACTAAGTCCTGAATTTTCACATTCAGGAAACTTAATCCTAAAGTCCTAGAGTTTAAACCTCAAAATTCAAACTTTAGGACATTGTGTCCTAAAGTTCGAAAATTGTGTCCATAAGTTCGAATCGTATGTCCTGAAGTTTAAATTAGTAGTTCAAAGTgtcctgaatttcaaattagcagctcaaaaagTCAGGACACTAAGTCCTGAATTTTCAAATTCAGGATACTTAGTCCTAATGTTTGGGTGAATTGGCTAATCTTAAAATACATTGTAATTTGTGGATATACTTTAAATAGCGGACTTAAAAGTGGCTATTGCTGCACTTCGCCCCTTAATTTCATATCTGAAAGCCTGAAagttttaaaagttaaaagtttTAAATTCAGACCTTTGAGTATAAAGTTGAGTTTTACCATATCCTAACTTCTGACCTGGAGTTTGAATGTGAAATTAATTCAAATTTCAGACCTGAGATCTAAACTTAGGTTTTAACAAAGTCGAACTTCATATCTGAATTTAGAAATTTTAGATCCTCAATTTTTAATTGCAGATCCACATATTTAAAACGATGATACGACTAAACTTTAGAAgtcttataaaattaatttttaattagaGGTCCAAAAAACGGCTATTTGTGCACTTCTGTAAGAGTTTAGAAAACACAAAGCATTTGGTCGCTTATGCCCCTCAACATGGCCCCTAATGAGGAAGGGCCTAGCCCAATAGAATGTCGTGCATGAGGTAGAGCTCATAGTACCCGATTGATTGATCTAGCTTGTTCTTTGCTTTGGTAGGGAATCACTTAGCTATACTTCCCTTTACCTTTTCAATTGAATAGATAATTGCATTGACCTTAAAATCAATCAGTTTGTGAAATAATTGTCaaaattttaaattgttaaaagagtTATGTTTGCCTCTTTTAAATTTTAGAACTTACATGCAATGGGAAAACAAACCTTTTAAAACATAGATGGAGAGGGAAGAAAATACACACAGCATGGGGAAATATTTCCAACAGATTGTCAGACAACAATTTGCACACTTATTATGCAAGTGCTAAGGCCTACGAATTGACATTTTCCTGTGGCCAAAACCAGTTGGACGGGTGGGCTTCTTTTAAAATGATAGGAACACAATCATTTGCATATTGGGCTGCCTTTAAAATAAGTTTGGAGTATTATCACATTTAGCCAGcatcagaaactatttacatctgatagccgaaaaaatatataaaatttgtataattttggtatataacatacagaatgtatatatatacaaaaaatatataaattttatacatgttttcgactattatttttacagcggctatataGTGTCATTTTTCCAATAAGATTTGGGCACAGCCCACCAAAATATTGACTTAGTTTCTTGAAATCTTTATACAAGTAGCTTTGGCTAAACATTTTCAGTATAGATAGATTGTAcactaattttatttttatatatatatatatatataattcatccGCCGGTTATTTTTAATTTAACGGTTGAATGAGCGGGTATTTAGTTTAATTTATTCATGAAATAATACATTATACGTTGAAAACTGTTTAGCCGTAAAACGGTACGGTTGAATTTATgcatggtttatagacaagtgaatcgattcgatcctaaaatgataaatgaattagacaaaaatgtaagacttagccttgaaatTGAGATAAAACAGTAGATATATTGGTCGCGGGTGCAGAGCTTCCGGAGGCAGCAAGAATAATATAagtaagcaagaaagtaaaatgttattgagcttttTGATAGAATACAATGTGTACTTGTCAGAAAATTCATCTCCTTACAATGATAGTAGAGCCCACTATTTATAATTGTACAtaaggaacaaggtcctaggatcaagccgcTCTTAAATAAAAATTATGAGGGCCATAGAAGAGTGTGTAACGGTAGGCAGTAAATGCCTTATTCTCTACAACGGACCGTACACTTAATactatagaatattcttcattaaatgctaccaggTGGTAGACATTTACTTCGCttttatgagtatcattctctccgaTAACAAGCGAGATCATTGCCCTCGGGCTTGACTGTCTTCtatcttcggctccacgtgtcactttcTCATGCGAACATTAAATATGacatattttaccccatacaagtagtccccctgctttccggtggcataactttatgtcaccgggaagttggtagagaTACCTTTTTTGGCAGGAATTCTCTGaccccctctgaaaagtttctaacggttgattagatgcacgtgtctccgcatttaataccccaaacacatgtcatcccacgattcaacaTCACTTTTACCGGTTATCGAGATAATTATGGCCACGATTATAACCGCCTATTTCTTTACTTATACacatcaaacttcttcatttacacttcataattCTCCAAACATtctcaaactctctttactcAACTTGTACTTTGTCTTCAACTTTTCTTTAACCTTATTCTTCAGAGAAACCCTTCCTTTCTTTATGATAAAAATGGCTTCTTCATCTTCCAAAAAACCCAgttcttcaaaaaaaaaagaaggtaaagttgatgaTGGTGTTCCTCCTACGGTGAGTACCATCATCCCAAGAAGTCTTGTCACAactaaagacttcgaagagaagtatCCTTCCGCTAACCCTCGTACGTAGGCCATTGGCATGTACCCTTCTttcattcgtccttccagtattcctactGTGAAAGAGGACTAATATTGCCAAGATTTAGACATTATCGCTCTTGTTCTGGCGGAGCATATTACCTTACCCAAGAAGGTTTTCACGTATTTTTATATGTATCTCTTCACTTTGGGGCAGTTCTCTTTTAGCGGGGAGCTTGACTCCGTTATTGTGGAGTTCTGTATCCGTTACCAAGTATGCCTGGCACAAGTAAGTCTTTCTATATGGAGGACAATCGCTTGTCTTCGGTGTCTGTGCTAGGAGAAAGGAGAGGAGCTAACCCTAACTCGATTAAtaaacctttattcccccaagatttttcacaggggaatgataaatttcagcaaacgtGGCCACTATGCTCTGCTATCCCGCATGGATAATGACAACGAccatgggtggatggaacggttcattGTAGTTTTCACCGGGGATATCATTCCGGCCACAGCTTCATCATTTCCGGAATTTTGGAACCGTACTCATAAGTTCATCATTTGTTTTTTCTTCTAGCTAAGGATCATCCCATGCCATTATTGATTCTTCGTTTTTCACttgtttcagcaactcggtggGTTCCGCCGAGGATCGAAGTCTTGGACCAGTGGTTCCAAATGATTTTGGATGTTACTATGCCCGAGACCCGTACGTGGAAAGAACTAgcccttaaatatgggtggaaggccaaaaatcatggtaagtaaAACTCATCTTGTGTTTACCTTTCGTATAAAGAAGTTAATTAGCCTTTTTCTCCTATTGAATTCAGGTCTACCCTAGGGTTCAGTTGtcgtccccgaggaggacatttTGGCTAATCCTACTGATCCGGCGAGGTTGATGTAGGAGGCTTTTACCCGAACAAGTGTCTCTGGACTAGCTTTTGGTGCAAGTGCTTCTTGTCGGAGTTCCCGGCCGGAGAACATGCAACCAAAAAGACGCTGCTCCACCGCGACCGGGGGAAAGAACAAGAAAGCAAATAATGCAGCACCTGAGTCATCTCCAGATGTTGTGAAGATGAGCGCCGCGCCCGAGCTGGTTTTAGAAACCGTAGTGATCGACAATAATGAAGAAGCCAGTGATGAgggggcttctctacatagaagacaatGACCTTtatcagctcaacagaatgctcaatctgttgagctagttacaccaaccgaggatgatGCCTCGACACTCTGAGGGGGAGTTTGATATGGTAGAAGATGCTAACTCTCTCTTCCGAGTCCCAGTTACCGTGCCCGGTATTGTGAGGTTGAGTACCGGGTCCCTTCCGTCTTCGGTTGACGAGCagccaacaaccagcactgcgcTTTCTGCAGCCGACTCTCACCCTACAACGCCATCTGCTTCATCTCCCTCTTCTCCAACTTTTCCTtcaccaccagcaactgctacatcatctccaccagcCGCAGCTACCCGAGAAGAGGATGTCCCTCTTCCCCAGccctagttcatgggaatttggggcaaaattatttTGTCCCCTTCGAAGATCCCcaaaggaggaggaatgttaccCTCTCGGTCTCTACCGGATTCCATATGTTATCCCGTCCGAtggagcttgctaactatctAAAGCCTTTAGCTTTATAAAAAAGATAAGGATAAGATATAAACTCTCTCGGGAGAGTATTTTTTTGAATAACGCCATGCACAATGCATTTGCAGTATATTCTTTGTTTCCTCCGTTGTTTCTTCTATCTTTGTTATGGGTAGGTTTTTGAATTTTCATTTTTGTTtcgtaggccaactttcttgcttccgaaGGCCTTCAAAGATTGATTCGTgataaggaggaacttacctCCGAACGGGATTAACTTTTGGTCGAGCGAGACTAGAATGTTGCTCGCCTCTTAGAACTAGAAGCACGAGTTGCTGAGGCTGTTGCTTTGGAGGCTCAGTTgcagcaaaacgagcaagaagtggtaacccttagttAGGAGGTCTCCCCGTTAAGGGCACAATTTTAAGAAACTAAGGATgaatgggctgaagtccataaTGTCGTACTTGCTGCATCCGACCGTGAGGCTGCCTTTGTTGAAAGATTGAGTAATTTGGAGGTAGACTTAAACTTCCAAGCTGAAGAGCTTGATGCTGTCGAGGAAAATTATGCCCGTTT of Nicotiana tomentosiformis chromosome 7, ASM39032v3, whole genome shotgun sequence contains these proteins:
- the LOC104104341 gene encoding uncharacterized protein; translated protein: MVASSNQANNARGFRNLSRSQLGGVIFGCKNNTMRECLSKQLFGLPIQHFSFVKNIDPGLPLFLFNYSDRKLYGVYEAAGSGQMYIDQYAWTSDGSFKTQFPAQVQIRVRLQCQPLLESQFKPLIMDNYYSQNHFCYELDHVQAGKLISKLSSLAYTPSSSPLQNSAKQRSIILGLPANDKREENGCFKSQELEDIFAYSSGLNGKLGATDTSLHSNGIQQPDNQAELDEKDLIYIKLKELALQREFSSGITNEPSEETTNAFLSPSINDAIIGQETLQEEQNIGCSYDSTGYPSVIAQLLQGIEELKAFKEEHIHKVDNLERKLAYAEQEIAQLKYKCMMLESSNTVCARADEMMIDCNDDVHLKHGSIFLAGGYDGVSWLSALDSYMPSLDVLKSLKPMNSVRAYASVAKLSGELYVFGGGTGSLWYDTVESYNPVDNKWTQCPSLKEKKGSLAGAALKDKIFVLGGGNGIECFSEVEMYDPQVGRWMSTQSMLLKRFALAAAEINGALYAVGGYDGSNYLATAERFDPREHSWTKIASMNTKRGCHALVALSGKLYAVGGYDGSTMVPSIEIYDPRLETWMIGEPMNHSRGYSAAAVLKESIYVIGGVQSNEEIVDVIECYKEGKGWQTPNLRAIGKRCFSSAIVLDEC